The sequence below is a genomic window from Vibrio spartinae.
AACGTTGCATTATGAGCAACAATGATCGCCCGGCTGCATTCGGCTTCCTTTTGTTCTTTCCGCACCTGTTTATAGATTTCTTTCAGGGCTTCCATTTCACTGACTGCCCCGCGAAGTGGGCTGAATGGGTCATGAATGCCATTGAATTCCAGTGCTTCTTTTTCCAGATTGGCACCTTCGAATGGTTCGATGTGAAAATGGAGCGTGGTTGCCGGCTGAAGCTGTCCTTCATCATCCATCTTGAGTGTGATTGCACAAATCTCAAGAAGTGCATCTGTTTCCGCATTAAACCCTGCGGTCTCGACATCGATGACAACGGGCAGATATCCCCGAAAGCGATTTTTTAAACGCTGTGTGTTGTTTACTTCCGTCATTTTGACCATAACCTATATATCAGGGCTGGCATTATTGCAGATTATACGCCTGATAAAAACCGCAGATATTGATTAAAATGTTGAGAGTCATGGATTGTCACGCAGATTGGCGAGGTTTTTGCATTTCCTTTCATGTTCCAACATGATGTGGCAAGAGGTTGCCACATCGGTTGTCTGTTTAGGAACCAGATGTTTGAGAGAATAGCATGTCTATAAAGTATGGGTTGATTGCCAGTTTGGGGACGATTTTGAGTCTCTGGGGGAATGTCGGATATGCGATGCAAAAGCATTATGTGGCAACGCCCCAACAGTCAAAATGGGAGATGGTGTCCGATACACCGCTTGAGTGCCGGCTTGTGCATCCGATCCCGTCTTACGGTAATGCTGAGTTTTCTTCTCGGGCAAGTAAAAAGTTGAATCTCGATTTTGAATTGAAGATGCTGCGTCCGATGGGGGAAACCCGCAACGTATCTCTGGTGTCGATGCCACCGGCATGGCGTCCGGGAGACAGAGCGAAATCTATCTCGCATTTGAAATTTTTTAAACAGTTTGACGGTTATATCGGTGGCCAGTTAGCTTGGAATTTACTCAGTGAATTGGAGAAGGGCCGGAATCCGACATTCAGTTATCAGGAGTGGCAAGATCGGGATGATATGATTGAGGTCTCGTTGTCTTCGGTGTTATTCCACAGTAAGTTCAATGACTTTAGTAACTGCCTCAGCCGTTTGCTGCCGTATAGTTTCGAAGATATTTCATTTACGATTTTGCATTATAATCGAGACAGTGTTCAGGTGAATAAAGCGTCACAGAAGCGTTTGGCGCAGATTGCTGAATATATTCGTTATAATCAGGACATCGATCTGATTTTAGTTTCCACCTATACCGATGGTTCCCGCTCAAAGAATGAGAGTCAGAGTCTGTCGGAGAAACGCGCAGAAGTGCTGCGTGACTATTTCAAATCGCTGGGACTGCCGGAGAAGCGGATTCAGGTCGAAGGGTATGGTAAACGTCGGGTGATTGCCAATGACATGACACCGATTGGTAAAGAAAAGAATCGCCGCGTGGTGATTTCGTTAGGCCGGACACAAGTATAATTCATGAGATAAAAGAACAGGCAGCGTAATGAGCTGCCTGTTGTATGATTGACTTGTTCGTCTTGGTGAGGAGAACAATCTTTTCCTGTGAGTGGATTAACCCTGAAGACCAGCGCCCGCCTGTTTATTCTGAATTAATTCCACCATGTAACCATCCGGGTCTTTGATAAAGGCGATATGGGTTGTGCCTCCTTTTACCGGACCCGGTTCGCGAGTGACATCACCGCCTGCATCTTTGATCATCTGACAGGTCTGATAAATATCATCGACACCGATAGCAATATGTCCGTAGGCATTGCCTAAATCATACTGCTCAACGCCCCAGTTGTAAGTCAGTTCAATGACTGCACCTTCTGACTCATCGCTGTAGCCGACAAACGCGAGTGTATATTTGTATTCCGCATTTTCATTTTTACGTAGCAATTTCATTCCCATGATGTCGGTATAAAATTTGATTGAGCGTTCTAAATCTCCGACACGTAACATAGTATGTAAAACTCGATTGTTGGACATTGCTTACTCCTGAAATGACTGGATATTATTTTTTGAGTTGCCCACCTGATAATGAGCAATTGTATCAGTTTAAAGAACCTGACCGATAAGCGCAAATGGCACCCATGTTCCGGTAAAGATGTTTGTGGCGAATTGGGCGTTGAACGGACCAATGCGCTGATTTACCGGAAAAGAAACCCGTCGAATTGCGGATCGTCGGCATCAGACAAATGAAATAAAGTCTGTTTGACATGTTCGAGATGTTGCCACATTGCTTCTCTTGCAGCTTCCGGAGAACGCCTCTGTAGGGCAAACAGGATTTTCTCGTGGTCTTCCAGCCAGGCACTCCGATAATTTTCATTGGTGATACGGACATGAAGCTGACGCCACATCGGGCTTTCATCTCGCCGTTGCCAAAGCTCCCGGACAACATCGTATAGCACACTATTTTGTGAGGCATGAGCAATAGCCAAATGGAATTGTTCATCGCCATCATAATCACCATGACCGGTTTCCAGCTGCTTACGTTCAATAGCCAAGGCTTCGCGCAATGTGGAAAAATCATTTTTAGTCAGATTTGTTGCCGCAAAACTGGCAATCTGGCTTTCAATGATCTGACGGGCTTGTAACAGCTCAAACGGTCCGATATCCGAGCGCGTTTTGGGCATCGATGGCTGAGGATGTGGGGGATCTTGATGAGAGAGAGCAATGACATAAACCCCAGAGCCTTTACGCACTTCCACCAATCCTTGCAGTTCCAGCATGATAATCGCTTCTCTGACGACGGAACGGCTGACCTGCATGGCTTCGGCGATATCTCTTTCCGGAGGTAAGCGTCCACCGATGTCAAATTCTCCGGAAAAGATACGTTGTTGAAGAACCAGACCGATTTCCTGATAAAGTCGTTTCGGGGGGATAACTGAGATATTCATAGCGCCATCTCTTTGGTTATTCGGTTTTTTGTTTATATTCACACAGATCTTCAATAATACAACTGCCACAGCGGGGTTTACGGGCGATGCAAGTGTAGCGGCCGTGCAGAATCAGCCAGTGGTGAACATCGATTTTGAACGCTTTAGGCACCACTTTCAGGAGCTTTTGTTCGACTTCATCGACATTTTTTCCTGAGGCAAATCGAGTTCGGTTGGACACGCGGAAGATATGGGTATCGACAGCAATGGTTGGCCAGCCGAAAGCCGTATTGAGGACGACATTGGCGGTTTTACGTCCGACACCGGGCAGTGATTCCAAAGCCTCCCGGTTTTCCGGGACTTCCCCTTGATACTTTTCAAGTAAAATTCGGCAGGTTTTAATCACGTTTTCAGCTTTAGAATTAAATAAGCCGATGGTTTTGATATAGCTCTTCAACCCATCGACACCCAGCGCCAGAATTGCTTGCGGTGTATTGGCGACCGGATATAACTTATCGGTGGCTTTATTGACGCTGACATCTGTTGCCTGAGCGGAAAGCAGCACTGCAATCAGGAGTTCGAAGGGAGTATCCCAATTGAGTTCAGTTTGTGGTTTGGGATTATTCTCCCGTAATCGTTCGAGAATCTCGATCCGCTTTTGCTTATTCATGACGCTGTTGCTTCCAGTTGAAATGAGTATGACTGAGATGTCACGGTCATCATTCAGTTGTTATCATTATTGAGTCACTTTCGTAACCCGGGCTCTCTCAATTTGTGGTTTGGTTTGTTTGGGCTGCCGAGACGCCAGATATTTATCAATACAGCTTTTGAGGGCAATCAAAAAACCGACACAGATAAATGCACCCGGTGGGAGTAGGGCGAGCAAAAAGCTATTGTCCAGATGTAATACATCGATCCGGAGAACTTTGGCCCATTCCCCCAGTAAAAGGTCTGCACCGTTAAACAGTGTCCCGTTGCCGAGTAACTCTCGGATTGCTCCTAACACAACCAGTACGCAGGTCATGCCCGCTCCCATCCAGAATCCATCTAATGCGGAGGGTAGCACATCATTTTTAGACGCGAATGCTTCAGCGCGACCAATAATAATACAGTTGGTGACGATGAGCGGAATAAAAATCCCTAATGACAAGTACAAGCCAAACGCAAATGCATTCATCAGCAGTTGGACGCAAGTCACCAGTGCTGCGATGATCATCACGAATATGGGAATCCGGACTTCTTTCGGCACATGGTTTCTGACCAGAGAAACGGTAACATTTGAACTGACCAGCACTGCGAGAGTGGCAATTCCCAGCCCCAGCGCGTTGGTGATTGTTGAAGAGACCGCGAGAAGCGGGCACAACCCGAGCAACTGGACTAAGGCAGGGTTATTGTTCCACAAACCATTTTTCATCAAAACTTGTGATTGGCTCATGACTGGCCTCCGTGACAATTGTAAGGTTGACGATAAAGCTGCTCGCGGTTTTGATCAACAAATTGCGTGATTTTCTTGACGGCTTTGACCACAGCTCTTGGTGTGATGGTTGCGCCAGTGAACTGATCGAACTGACCGCCATCTTTACGCACTTTCCACTGCGATTCATTTTCAGCGGTCACTTGTTGACCGGTAAACGACAGGATCCAGTCACTGATACGGCGATCAATTCTATCTCCGAGACCCGGGGTTTCATGATGAACAAGAACGCGTGTCCCAGTGATCACACCTTGATTATTCACCCCGACAATCAGTTTAATCGCACCGTTGTAACCATCAGGAGCAATGGTTTCAATCGCTATCCCCGTCGGCACACCATTTTGTTTGGCGATGTAGGCATGCAGTGTCGGTTGTCCTGTTAAATAGGGAATATCTACGACAGTACACGACCCGGAAAGGACGTTATCGTGAGTTTGGGGGGGAATGACTTGAGCCAAAATGGTGAGCAGTTGTTGTTGCTCCTGTTGCTCTATTTTGTTTTGGGTCAAGTAATGGGTGATCGCTACCACACCTGTGGATACACAGGCAAAAACAGCGAGGATCACTCCGTTTTTTCGTATTGCAGTTAGCATCGTGCCCTCAGTGTCCGTAGGTTCTTGGTTGTGTGTAATAGTCGATCAACGGTACACACATATTGGCGAGAATGACCGCGAAAGCAACTCCGTCAGGGTAGCCCCCCCAGCTGCGAATAATAAAGATCATCACACCGATGAATGCGCCATAGAACAAGCGGCCTTTGACGGTGGTTGACGCCGTCACTGGGTCGGTGGCAATAAAAAATGCGCCGAGCATGGTGGCTCCGGAAAAGAGATGAATCAATGGCGATGTCGTTGTCTCGACACCAAACAGTTGACACAGACTACTGATGACAACCAGTCCGGTGAGATAAGCAACCGGGATATGCCATTGGATCACGCGAACCCGAATCAGTAACAGGCCGCCGAGCAGATAAGCGACGTTGACCCATTCCCAGCCAATCCCGGCAATCGTACCGAATTGCTTATGCGTTAAAACTTCAGCCATTGAATGACCAGTCCGAAACCCATTCTTGATGGCATCGAGCGGGGTTGCCATGGTGACACCATCGACGCTGAGCCGCAGTTGTTGTAGGGAAAGACCGTGGTCATTAAATCCGCTAAAAATAACCGAAAGAGCATCAGATAATGAGGTACTTTCCGCAGACAGTGAGTGTGGGGGAAGCCAACTGGTCATCTGGACAGGGAAAGAGATCAATAACACCACATAGCCAATCATGGCCGGATTAAACGGATTCTGTCCCAGACCGCCATAAAGCTGTTTGGCAATCACAATGGCAAAAATTAAGCCGATGACCATAATCCACCACGGTGCCAAAGGCGGAATTGCAACCGCGAGTAACCAAGCTGTGACCAATGCACTGTAATCCCTGAGAGCGTTGACGGGAGAGCGCTGACGTATTTTCATGATCAGGCTTTCCAGCCCGACTGCGACCATGATACCGAAAATGAGCTGAATGAAAGTGCCCCAACCAAAGAAATAGGTTTGTGCGATGAGTCCGGGAAAAGCCGCGATCGCAACCCACTTCATTAA
It includes:
- the rnt gene encoding ribonuclease T, with the protein product MTEVNNTQRLKNRFRGYLPVVIDVETAGFNAETDALLEICAITLKMDDEGQLQPATTLHFHIEPFEGANLEKEALEFNGIHDPFSPLRGAVSEMEALKEIYKQVRKEQKEAECSRAIIVAHNATFDHRFVMAASERSHLKRVPFHPFATFDTAALSGLAYGQTVLAKACRTAGISFDNKEAHSALYDTQKTADLFCGIVNKWQALGGWPLPDTTSEESES
- the gloA gene encoding lactoylglutathione lyase, whose amino-acid sequence is MSNNRVLHTMLRVGDLERSIKFYTDIMGMKLLRKNENAEYKYTLAFVGYSDESEGAVIELTYNWGVEQYDLGNAYGHIAIGVDDIYQTCQMIKDAGGDVTREPGPVKGGTTHIAFIKDPDGYMVELIQNKQAGAGLQG
- a CDS encoding FCD domain-containing protein, whose amino-acid sequence is MNISVIPPKRLYQEIGLVLQQRIFSGEFDIGGRLPPERDIAEAMQVSRSVVREAIIMLELQGLVEVRKGSGVYVIALSHQDPPHPQPSMPKTRSDIGPFELLQARQIIESQIASFAATNLTKNDFSTLREALAIERKQLETGHGDYDGDEQFHLAIAHASQNSVLYDVVRELWQRRDESPMWRQLHVRITNENYRSAWLEDHEKILFALQRRSPEAAREAMWQHLEHVKQTLFHLSDADDPQFDGFLFR
- the nth gene encoding endonuclease III, translating into MNKQKRIEILERLRENNPKPQTELNWDTPFELLIAVLLSAQATDVSVNKATDKLYPVANTPQAILALGVDGLKSYIKTIGLFNSKAENVIKTCRILLEKYQGEVPENREALESLPGVGRKTANVVLNTAFGWPTIAVDTHIFRVSNRTRFASGKNVDEVEQKLLKVVPKAFKIDVHHWLILHGRYTCIARKPRCGSCIIEDLCEYKQKTE
- a CDS encoding electron transport complex subunit E codes for the protein MSQSQVLMKNGLWNNNPALVQLLGLCPLLAVSSTITNALGLGIATLAVLVSSNVTVSLVRNHVPKEVRIPIFVMIIAALVTCVQLLMNAFAFGLYLSLGIFIPLIVTNCIIIGRAEAFASKNDVLPSALDGFWMGAGMTCVLVVLGAIRELLGNGTLFNGADLLLGEWAKVLRIDVLHLDNSFLLALLPPGAFICVGFLIALKSCIDKYLASRQPKQTKPQIERARVTKVTQ
- the rsxG gene encoding electron transport complex subunit RsxG, with the translated sequence MLTAIRKNGVILAVFACVSTGVVAITHYLTQNKIEQQEQQQLLTILAQVIPPQTHDNVLSGSCTVVDIPYLTGQPTLHAYIAKQNGVPTGIAIETIAPDGYNGAIKLIVGVNNQGVITGTRVLVHHETPGLGDRIDRRISDWILSFTGQQVTAENESQWKVRKDGGQFDQFTGATITPRAVVKAVKKITQFVDQNREQLYRQPYNCHGGQS
- the rsxD gene encoding electron transport complex subunit RsxD, with protein sequence MAFFIASSPHTHQKRSTSDLMKWVAIAAFPGLIAQTYFFGWGTFIQLIFGIMVAVGLESLIMKIRQRSPVNALRDYSALVTAWLLAVAIPPLAPWWIMVIGLIFAIVIAKQLYGGLGQNPFNPAMIGYVVLLISFPVQMTSWLPPHSLSAESTSLSDALSVIFSGFNDHGLSLQQLRLSVDGVTMATPLDAIKNGFRTGHSMAEVLTHKQFGTIAGIGWEWVNVAYLLGGLLLIRVRVIQWHIPVAYLTGLVVISSLCQLFGVETTTSPLIHLFSGATMLGAFFIATDPVTASTTVKGRLFYGAFIGVMIFIIRSWGGYPDGVAFAVILANMCVPLIDYYTQPRTYGH